GAAAACGATTGATGATGTTGCGGCGAAAGAACAACGGGAATTAGAACGACGCGACAGGGTTTATCGAGGTCATCTTTCGCCACCAAATTTGAGCGATCGCACTATTATTCTCATCGACGACGGTATCGCCACCGGTGCTACGATGCGCGCTGCTATTGCCATAGTCCGGGAACAAAAGCCTCAGCAAATTATTGTGGCGGTTCCTGTGGGATTAGCAAAAACTTGTCAGGAATTGCGCAATGAAGTAGATAAGGTTGTCTGTTTAATGACACCAGAACCTTTATATGCGATCGCTCTTTGGTATGAAAACTTCGCCAAAATCAGCGATACCGCAATTCATGAAATGTTGACACAGCAACTAGCAGTTAGTTGTTAAAGCCAGAAAGGCAATTTTTTCTGGCTTTTCTTGCCAAATTATTATATTTTATTTGCATAGCACAGCTATTTTAATTTTAAAATTATTCGGGAAATTAAGCAACAGCTAATAGAGAGCGATCGCGAATCAAGGGCTATTTCTGGAGCGCAGATATTTAAGTTATAAACTTACGCTTAGAAGTAGAGAATTGCCCAGAATCAGGACTATTTCTCCACACAGACTTAATATATATTTTCTTATTGGTACTTTCTTATTATTGATATTTAGAGTAATATAGAAATTGAAGGTAAAGGTTAATACTTAAAGCTCAAAGTTTTCATATCAGCTAAAGTCATTAAGTAAGCCATTCGGTAATAAACAGAGCTATTTTACGCAAAGTAAATATGCTGAAAATCCTTACTAATGAAAAAGCAACCATCACCAGTAGTTTCAGTGTACCGACCACTTATAACGAATTTGTCTTTCTGAATTTAGTGTAGGGAGTGAAGAGAATGACCATCACAGCCACTAAACCAAAGTTGTAGGTACGGCAAATTCAAAAAATTTCGTTACTTCTCAAGTTACCCTCTTTAACTCACAACCAAGCAAGAATATATGTTGCTTTGAGATTGGAAAAATACATCTTAATTATTACCTGGCTTGAGCCATTGGTTGATCGAAGCAACAGATAATTAAGAATTAGGAGAAATCATGAGAATCCCGCTACAAATCACCTTTCATAACATCCCGCCATCAGAAGCTGTAGAAGACAAAATTCGCGCCTTAGCAGCTAAATTAGACCGCTTCTATAACCGAATTACTAGCTGTCGAGTTATCGTTGACGTGCCACATCGGCATCAACGTAACGGTAAGCTTTATCAGGTACGAATTGACATGACTGTGCCAAATGGGGAAATAGTTGTAAAACGCGATCCACCCGAACGTCATAGTCACGAGGATATTTATGTAGCGATTCGTGATGCTTTTGATATAGCCAAACGCAAACTGCAAGACCATAGTAGTATGTTGCGTCAGTAAATCAAGGCTCACAAACAACGGCTTCATCGAAACATTTGATGGTAGCGAAGTTTATTTTCACCACAACAGTATCTTCAAGGGTGATTTTCAGTAGTTGCAGGTAGGAGATAAGGTTTGTTTTGGGGAAAAAGAAGGTGAAAAGGGACTCCAAGCTAGCACTGTCAGACTGATTGATAAGCATCTAAAGCAAAGGGAGATGGGGAGAAGTTCTTTCCATCTCCCAAAATTTGTAGTCAGGACTGTAGTCTAATCGTTGTTGCGGTTATGAGAAATTGTAATTAACTAAAGATAAGATGATACCCACGAGCGAACCTAAAAGTAGCGCTATACCGCTAAGAGAACTAATACCAAAGCCAATTCTCCGCTTTTCTGCCGCTTGATAGTATCCCCAAGCATAGGCGACTCGACCCACAAGCCAGATAGCACCGATAACCGCCCCCCACAACGGATTGACATAAAAAGAAAATAACCATAAAGCAGGTAGGAAGAAAATCATTTGCTCTAGGGTATTTTGCTGAACGCGTAGCACTCGCTCAAAGTCAGGATCGCCTGTCATTTGGGGAGGTGGTACTTTATATTTGGCTCTGGCTCGACCAACATTAATGGTAACGACAAAGTACAGCAGCAGCGTTAAAGCAGTTATGAGACTAGTCCAGGGCAACATATCATAATCCTCGCGTACCAACAAAGTATAATCTTTGGTTTCATCAATTGAGCGATCGCGTGCTGTTTCGGGAATTAGTGAAATCACCACCCGGAATGGTTTGATTAACAGGGCGATAATTTACTAGAGTAGATGTAGTTTTGTAACAACTTTAAAAACCAAAAACCAGGAGGATTGGACAGACTACCACAACATTTATTTTGCGGTCTGTGAATCGCAATCAGCAGTTCTTAGAGAATTTTCATCTTGCTATCAGCGCTCATTCAGAGCGATCGCTCATAATGCAGCAAGGTAAATCGGCAACTAGATAATGAACAAGCGGTATTTTTTAGAAGCTAGTGCCGTAATTGTTGGCACAGCATTTTTATCACAATATTTCACAAGGAAATCAGAAGTTATGACAACTGCCAAGAATGAAAATGAATTTGAGATCGCTAAAACTGAGGAAGAATGGCGCAAAACCTTGACACCAGAACAGTTTCATGTTTTGCGTAAACATGGTACCGAACGCGCGGGTACTAGTCCTCTCGATAAGCAATATGCACTGGGAACTTACGTATGTGCTGGGTGCGAATTACCTCTATTTTCCTCGGAAACCAAATTCAACAGTGGTACAGGCTGGCCTAGTTTTTATGCACCCATTGAAGGAGCTATTGGCACAACCGTAGATAAGTCCTTCTTTATGACTAGAGTTGAAGTCCATTGTCATCGTTGTGGTGGTCATCTAGGTCACGTATTTAACGACGGCCCTGCACCCACTGGTAAACGCTACTGTATGAATGGTGTAGCCTTGAAGTTTATTGCTAGCTAATTAGCAACGCCCAAAATTCCAATTATTTTATGTGCCGTTTACTTGCTTACCTCGGTTCGCCGATTTCTTTAGAACATTTACTGTACGCACCAGAACATTCCTTGATTGTGCAGAGTTATCAACCTCAGGAAATGCTTTCGGGAGTGGTGAACGCTGATGGTTTTGGAATGGGTTGGTATCATCCGCAAAAAGATACCGAACCCTTTATTTACAAAAATATTTTGCCGATTTGGAATGACCAAAATCTGGTAAGTCTGAGCCGTTATGTCGAATCGGGGCAAATATTGGCTTATGTTCGCAGTGCAACAGCAGGACAAGCCTTAGATTTTAGTAATTCTCAGCCTTTTCAGTATCAGCGTCTATTATTTACTCACAATGGACGGATTGAAAAGTTCCGGCAGACATTATACAGACCGATTCGCAACCGACTCAGCGATGAAATTTACCAATCAATCCAGGGAAGTACAGATTCGGAACATATTTTTGCTTTACTGCTCCATCATCTGCAAGCCAATCCCGGTAAGAGTGTAGAGCAAGCATTGCATATTACATTACTTCAATTGAGGGAATGGGCAGAGGAATATCAAACTGATGTTTCCGCCAATATAGTAATTAGCGATCGCGATCGCTTAATTGCTTCTCGCTTTAGTACAAAATCACCTGCTCCGTCTCTTTACTGGTTACGAGACGATCTAACTTTCCCCAAAGCCGTAATTATTGCATCCGAACCACTATTTACAGGTAATTGGACAGATTTCTCAGAAAATAGCATCATCAGTGTGGGAGTGGACTGTGATATCCAAGTTGAGCAAATCTAGTGTGAGAGAGGCGATAATTCTTGCCTTCGTTGAATGTCGGACTAAAACTCTGGCAATATTCGAGGGTATGGATCGGATGACTTTTTGCGCTCAACCGCATCCAGATTTTAGCCCTGTTGGCTGGCACTTAGGACACATTGCTTACACTGAAGCTTTGTGGCTGTTAGAACGCAGTGCAGGTTTACCCTGTTTGTTTCCGCAGTACCGTCAGCTGTTTGCAGCTGATGGTTTACCCAAAGCCAAACGTGTGGAATTACCCGAACTAACGGAAATCCGTTATTACTTGGATACGGTGAGAGCCAAAGTACTAGATTCCCTAAAAGTCGCTGATGTTGAACAAAACGAACGTCTGTGGCGCTTTTTGATTCAGCATGAAAGCCAACACCACGAAATTATTAGTATGGTGTTGGAATTAGTAAAACTTTCCCACTCTCATAAAAAGCTACTCCGCACCGATAGAGCCAGCCAACCTGCTCCTAACAACCTCGAAGACACGATCCAAATCCCAGCTGGTGAATTTGAACAGGGTAATAACTCTATTGATGCGTTAGATAACGAATCTCCAGCACATAAAGTATATTTAGACACTTATTGGATCGATCGCTATCCTGTAACTTGTGGGCAGTATCTGACATTCATAGAGGCAGGTGGATATCAAGATCGGCGTTGGTGGTCAAACGCTGGATGGCATTGGCTACAAACTGAGCAGGTGACACAACCCCTATATTGGGATAACGATCGCACTTGGGATAATCGCCCAGTTTGTGGTGTCAGTTGGTACGAAGCAGAAGCATACTCACGGTTTGTTGGGAAGCGCCTACCAACAGAAGCCGAATGGGAAAAAGCGGCTACTCAGAATGTAGAAGCAAAAACAGTAATTGAGAATTGTAATTGCGATCGCCTAGTTGGTAAAACTACAGCAGTAAATGCTTATCCTGACGGACAAAGTATTTATGGTTTATCCGACACCCTCGGAAATGTTTGGGAGTGGACAGATTCTTGGTTTGCTGGCTATGAGGGGTTTCAAAGTTATCCTTATGTAGGATACTCACAAGTTTATTTTGACCAAAAGCACCGCGTTTTAAAAGGCGGTAGTTGGGCAACTCGTCCTTGGGTACTCCGTCCAAGTTTTCGCAACTGGTATTATCCCAGCGTGCGTCAGATTTTCGCAGGATTTCGCTGTGCTGCTGATGATAAGTAGAATCGCATACGGTCAATTGTGAGTGCTAACAGTTGACTGTTGAGTAAGTAGATAGCGCACTTCTTCATCGGTAGTTTGCGAAAAGTCTTCATACCAAATGCCTACTGCATACATTCGCTCTGGCATTTTTAGACACACTACCTCGTCTACGAAGTTACTGAGTTCCTCACAAGTTTCTGGTGGTGCGATAGGAACTGCAACAACAATACGCTTTGGCTGTTGCTGTTTCAACATAGTAATGGCAGCACGCATAGTTGAGCCAGTAGCAATACCGTCATCTACTACAATCACAGTGCGATTTTTAACATTTAAGGGAGGGCGATCGCCACGATAAGCGCGATCGCGACGTTGTAATTCCTGCGATTCTTCAGCCGTTACTTGCTCAATCGTTTGATTGGCGATCCCTAATGAACTGACAACATCGTAATTTAATACGCGAATACCACCCGACGTAATTGCACCCATTGCCAACTCTTTATGACCGGGTACGCCTAATTTTCTCACTAAACAGATATCTAAGGTTGCACCTAGTAACTTTGCCACTTCATACGCTACAGGTACACCACCACGAGGCAAACCTAAAACCACCAGATCTTTGCAGTCAGCATAGGCGGTTAATTCTCTGGCTAACATCTTACCAGCTTCAGCACGGGTATGAAATTTTCTAGTAGACATAATTTCACCTCCATCAGGTGAGTGCGATGCATCGCTGATTCTCTGGAATATACAAAAGTCAGTCGGTTTTACTCTCCTTGCCTTATTACTAGCTGCAATCGTTATTCAATAAAGCTAGTACTTAATTTTCTAGTAAATTTTCCCGAATGTCTTTGACTATCTCTCCTGCTGTAGGCTGTCAAATATTACCTGAATTACTAGTAAGCTATAAATTCCGATCGCACACAGAGAATTGGTGAGTATTGCCGAACTTTGCTGATGACATTGAAAAGAAAGTTAATTAATGCTCTCAACTTTACTTTTCTCTGTTTATTCTCATATTACATGAACTACTTCAAGCTGTGACGCCGAGGTTCGGGCAATACTACTCGTTTAAGCATTGTGAACTGAAAATTTGGCTTGGGAAAAAGTTAAAAGTTTTTTTTGTTTTCGCATTAACCAGTAGGTGTTAAATTTTGGGGTTTACATATTCCCTATCAACACTCATTAGCAAAGTGTTGTGACAGCTTTATAAGTGGCATATATGTACCCGATGCTACAAAAACGCATGGTAAGCTGATTCAGGTTTAGTAAGCGATTTCACCCAAACAATCGCCTGACATACAAACGTAGATCGTTTGTCAAATATTTACCAATTTAGCGTCATCATCGGGGCTTTACCTTAGCTCAAAACTTGGGCTGTGAGCCCTTAAATACACTACCACAGCATCTATAAGCGATAAGAGATCGCGAACATTTTTGCACGGTGATTTGCAGATTTCCGTTGCCTCATACCAGGAATGCGCTACTAGAATTCTCAAACACCTTAGGAGTCGCACAATTATGTTTTTAGATCAACCGGTTGCAATAACCCAACCTGTTAACTTTGCCAATGGTGCTCGGTTAAAAGCTGAATACTCTGATAATGCAGACAAGTCTGCACCAAAACTGATACCTACAGATGCTAATGCCAGTACAAAAATAGCTCAGAGTACGACTGGTAAAACTTACTATGTCTCTGGAAGTGGCAGCGATAGCAACAACGGCTTATCCACAAGTCAAGCATTTCGGACGTTAGGCAGAGTAGGGGGTTTGGTAAAAGCAGGTGATACAGTTTATCTCATGAACGGTACTTACGAAAGGAACAGTTCTGATACACAGATCGTGGTCTTATATGAAAAACAAGGTACTGCTAGTGCTCCGATTACTTTCAAAGCCTATCCTGGGCATAATCCCCTGATCAAATCAAAAAATGCCTACGCTATTAACATTGTTAGATCCTCTTATATTATTATTGAGGGTTTGACCCTAGAGGGAAACAACAACAACATCACTAAAGAGTACGCACTCCAACAAAGATATAACTCGAACAATCCATTAACCAAAGGTACGGGAATTGGCATTAATGAGAAATCTCACCATATAACTATTCGCAACAACAAAATTTCTAATTTTGGCGGGCACGGGATTCATTCTTACAGGTCTGACTACGTGACCATTGAGAAAAATATTGTTGCGAGAAATGCTTGGTACAGTCCGGACGGAACCAGTGGTATTAGCACCCAATATAACTGGAATTCTGATGGTGTCACCGATAGATATAAGATGGTGATCCGGGACAACATTATTTACGACAACAAAAATTTTGTTCCCTGGAGCTCGGCTGGCAAAATTACTGAAGGGCATGGCATCATAATTGATGATTGTTTGAATACCCAGTCAGCCTCTTTTCATCAAAGGTATAACGGGAGAACGCTAATTACAAACAACATCATCTATAGAAATGGTGGTGCTGGTGTTAATGTCTATAGTAGCCCCAACGTTGATATCGTCAATAACACGACATATCAGAATGGACAAGTCGCAGAGACTCAAGGCTTGGGAGAAATTGCTACCTCTAGTGGTTCCGATCGCGTGAAAATCTTCAACAACATTCTCTACGCTAAAACTGGTGGTGTAGTTAATAGCCTGTCTAGATCAACGAACATCCAGTACAACAATAATTTAATCTACAACTCATCCAAATTCAACGCCCCAGGAACCAACAATATTCTTGGAAAAAACCCCCTATTTAGCGATCCTGATAGAGGGAATTTCACCCTCAGATCTGGGAGTTCGGCAATTGATGCTGGAGCTAGCAGTTTTAGTGGAATTAACGCACCCAGTGTCGATCAGCTAGGCTTTAAGCGTCCCGTAGATGGGAATGCTGACGGGCGTGCAGTTGTGGACATAGGTGCGTTGGAAGCTCTTTCAAAGGCCGCATCGGCAAGGTAAATAACAAGTGATGTCTTTCGCCAGCCCTCCAGATGGTGTTTATGCTGTGCGAGACCTCACTGGTTGACCGCTTTACGCCTATGCACAGTCAAAGGTACTCAAAGTTGCGTTTCAATTGAGAGAAAGAGAAATTACTGGGGTAATTGGGTAAATAAGACTGCTTGTAAAACTAAATTTATAAGTAGTTAACCAAGGGTAAAAGGAATTCAACTTCCTTTTACCCTTTTTCCCGTAAAAAGGCTAATTGTACACAATTTAAAGGGTGCAAAATCGGCCTTTATGTGGCGTTCAGATGAGCGAAGTAGGTGCGGGTTATAACAAAGCAATCCCAATATCTTTGCGATCGCCTCCCTCAGGTCGCAATTGACTTGTGTTCAACTGGACGTGGTATGATAACAAGCCTGAGCAAGATTGTGTTTATTGCAGCCAGAATCCCCACCCAGCATAAAAGCTGAGGTGGGGAGCGTAATCAGTGCTACTTTATTAAAGATTGCAACCAGATTCTAAAGAATGAAATTACTGGCAGTTAGACTGCTGCTGCTAAGATTACCTATTGTTAACAATTGCTGATATTGATTGGGGCTGGCATCACCATTTGGGTTAATGCTCACAACGCTATTAGAACCAGACTGTGATATTTTTACATAATCCCTAAAAGGATTAGAACTCATAAACTTGCTGCCATCGATAATTTTGCTGAGGTCAATCCTATCTTGTCCAGAGTCAAAATATTGCAGAAAATCGCCTCGATCTGCAAAGCTTTCATACACAAATCGGTCTTTACCTCCTACCCCAAGCAAGACATCGCTACCTTTACCACCGATCAAAACATCGTCACCTTCACCACCGTGAATGATGTCGTTACTATCACCACCACGCATGGTATCGTTACCATCGCCACCTTTGAGAATGTTGCTAGTAGCAATGCCTTGAATGTTGTCGTTCCATTGAGTACCGCGCACGATGTTCGGCCCTGAAATAATAGTATTAATACCTGTTGTACTCAACTGGCTGGATATCTCGAAGGCTCCCACATCTGGTCTGGCATCTCTTAGCATCCCGCGCTCATCAATAGTAGGTATACCACTACCTGTTTTACCTGTATTGATAGCCGGGCTATTTGCTAGAAGCGGATGTACTAAAGAACCACCAATTGTTTGTAAGGGGCCAAGAAGAGGGTCAACAATCCGGCTCCCTGCTACAACTCGGTTTCCGGCCGCTGGAGCCGGATATTCAATGTTACTACCCCCATCTTTTAGTTGAAACACAACTTGTTGTTGTGATACGTCATTAGAAGTATTTTTGGCAACAATGGAGTTGGTGAGGGTGACAGCTGCTTCTGGACTGGCCATCCAAATTGCCCCACAAGCCCGTCCAGCAAAGTTATTAGCGATAGTGGAATTGACGATATTAACAGGGTTGGATTTGCCGACATTGAGAAACATTGCCCCACCAGCATCACTCCTTGCCTTATTCCCTGAAAAGGTGCTATTGATGATATTCTTTGTTGAGCCACCATCTATCCACAAAGCTCCGCCTTGGACGTCAGCTGTATTGTTAGCAAAAGTGACGTTGCGAATTGTCAGAGCGCTATTACCTCGCAATGCGCCCCCTCGCCCAATACCTTGATCGTTCTTGCTAGCTGTATTACCAACAACAGTACTGTTTTCCAGAAGGATCTTGTCTGGGCCGTAACCATAGAGAAATAGTGCGCCACCTTCCCCTTTAGTACTATTTCCTTCAAACCGACTTCCACGAATGGCGATTGTACCTCCGACAGTAGAAGCACCCCCTACTAGGTTGGCTCCATCAGTAAAGATTGCACCACCACTACTTTGTGAACTGTTATTGCGGAAGGCTGAGTTTTCTACAGTCAAACCACCTAGCAGGCTATAAATAGCACCACCACACATTCCTTTGTTATTGGTGAATTGGCTGTTTTTGACAGTTAGTTCACCAGAACCATAGGTGGCGATCGCGCCACTACTAAAACCAGATTTTGCTAAAGTACCATCGTTACTGTCAAAGCTGCTGTTTAGTACTGTGCCTTTGCTACCATAGCCAATGTGAATTGCTCCAGCGACGCCACCGCGATTGTTGCTAAATCGACAGTTTTCAACTCTGATAGTGGCATAGTCAATAACTTCGATAGCTCCGCCTCTTCCCGTGGTGTAACCATCGGCAATGGTGAGGTTTCGGACTGTTGCATCAACATTTCTCCAGACCTGAAATACGCGACCTGTGTTGTTGCCGCTAATCTTTAAATTAGCTGCTCCTGTGCCATCAATTGTCAGATTCTTTGTAATGTTAATTTGCCCGCTGGTGAGTCTAATGACTTGATTGGTAAGGTTTGAGGCAAATTTAATTGTGTCTCCTGCTTTTGCAGAGGCGATCGCATTTCGTAAGGAACCTGCTCCGCTATCGGCAGTCGTAGTCACGTTAATAATAGTCATGCTTTGAATTCCCTTGAATAACAACTTTGTCAAGTCTCGACTTTTTGCATACACAAGCAGTCGAGATGATGGGATTCAGAGCACCCTGCTATGATGATTTTCTGAGCTAAATTGTGAACTGAGAATAGTTGGAAATATCAGCCGAAATTTGCAGAATATCCGCTAATATTGCCAATTATTCCCTGAGATATAGATGTAAAAGTTTAGCTCTGTGTTGACTTGGTTAAATCAACACAATTCGGTCAATGCACACTTTATAACTTCACCCAAACTTTTCTCGCCATGACAAATTTACTGAGATGTAAGTTACATCGGTAACTTAACGTCAATATTTTTTGTCCGGACAAATTTACTTAGACGATGTTACACAATTTGTCATCTTTATGCAACCTTTATCAAAAAATTATCCAAATTTAATTCAGCCAATTTCATATTGACAAGCTAAAAACAGCAAGCTCAAGCA
The genomic region above belongs to Calothrix sp. NIES-2098 and contains:
- a CDS encoding phosphoribosyltransferase, which gives rise to MSTRKFHTRAEAGKMLARELTAYADCKDLVVLGLPRGGVPVAYEVAKLLGATLDICLVRKLGVPGHKELAMGAITSGGIRVLNYDVVSSLGIANQTIEQVTAEESQELQRRDRAYRGDRPPLNVKNRTVIVVDDGIATGSTMRAAITMLKQQQPKRIVVAVPIAPPETCEELSNFVDEVVCLKMPERMYAVGIWYEDFSQTTDEEVRYLLTQQSTVSTHN
- a CDS encoding phosphoribosyltransferase; this encodes MTTRYRNRAEAGQKLASKLTDYAHRPDVLVLGLPRGGVPIACEVAKILDVPWDICLVSKLTVPGHKELAMGAIASGGVRCLNYDVVSWLGISGKTIDDVAAKEQRELERRDRVYRGHLSPPNLSDRTIILIDDGIATGATMRAAIAIVREQKPQQIIVAVPVGLAKTCQELRNEVDKVVCLMTPEPLYAIALWYENFAKISDTAIHEMLTQQLAVSC
- a CDS encoding cold-shock DNA-binding protein family, which gives rise to MRIPLQITFHNIPPSEAVEDKIRALAAKLDRFYNRITSCRVIVDVPHRHQRNGKLYQVRIDMTVPNGEIVVKRDPPERHSHEDIYVAIRDAFDIAKRKLQDHSSMLRQ
- a CDS encoding MAPEG family protein, whose protein sequence is MISLIPETARDRSIDETKDYTLLVREDYDMLPWTSLITALTLLLYFVVTINVGRARAKYKVPPPQMTGDPDFERVLRVQQNTLEQMIFFLPALWLFSFYVNPLWGAVIGAIWLVGRVAYAWGYYQAAEKRRIGFGISSLSGIALLLGSLVGIILSLVNYNFS
- a CDS encoding hemolysin-type calcium-binding region yields the protein MFLDQPVAITQPVNFANGARLKAEYSDNADKSAPKLIPTDANASTKIAQSTTGKTYYVSGSGSDSNNGLSTSQAFRTLGRVGGLVKAGDTVYLMNGTYERNSSDTQIVVLYEKQGTASAPITFKAYPGHNPLIKSKNAYAINIVRSSYIIIEGLTLEGNNNNITKEYALQQRYNSNNPLTKGTGIGINEKSHHITIRNNKISNFGGHGIHSYRSDYVTIEKNIVARNAWYSPDGTSGISTQYNWNSDGVTDRYKMVIRDNIIYDNKNFVPWSSAGKITEGHGIIIDDCLNTQSASFHQRYNGRTLITNNIIYRNGGAGVNVYSSPNVDIVNNTTYQNGQVAETQGLGEIATSSGSDRVKIFNNILYAKTGGVVNSLSRSTNIQYNNNLIYNSSKFNAPGTNNILGKNPLFSDPDRGNFTLRSGSSAIDAGASSFSGINAPSVDQLGFKRPVDGNADGRAVVDIGALEALSKAASAR